The Lycium barbarum isolate Lr01 chromosome 4, ASM1917538v2, whole genome shotgun sequence nucleotide sequence aaagaaaaaaagataagGAAATTGGTGAGTACTAATTCCTCTTATTCTAATCAATAGTCAATCTAGCTCAAAAAATTGTCTCACAATAATTATTTCTTTAATAACGTGAAAGAAGTAAAGTAATTAGTACTTGTTTTTATTTTGGTAACTCATAAAATGGAAAGAGGTAGTCATAAAGAAGGAACATAATTACGAGTGTCGGTTTTGTTCTTCTcccttattttatttaaaaaaaaaaaacagagttgTATGCTTTTTGCTGCTATTTGTGTAGCTCTTGGCAAAGCTACACTTTTGAGAGAGATCTCATCTCATCCTTTtttcagagagagagagagagagagatctcaTCCTCATTCCTTTCAGATCCCAATTTcccttaaaaacaagtaaaagatCAGATCCCAGCCATGGATTTCATGAAGGTCTTCGATCAAACGGTCCGCGAAATGTAAGCTCTCAATTTATCATCTTTTGCTTAAATCTCTAAATTTGTATCATCTTTTAATCTTTTTCAATTAAGATTAGCTTTAATTTACTCATCTGTgaacggagtttaagaaataaagaagtcctaaattaaagatgtataTACATGTcgtttgaatcttgtgattttaaacttGCCACGTAAGATGTTTGGATCgtcaacttattaaatatagaaagaaacactctttttgggacatgacagactaaaaaggaaagtaagacggagggagtaattgttTTATGCATTACTAATTTTTACTGGGATTTTTGCAGTAAGAGGGAGGTGAATTTGAAAGTGTTGAAAGTACCTGAGATCGAGCAGAAGgtaaacttttttattttatagcTCATTGTGAGTATACAGTATTTATTCCTTGATGTTGTAGATTAATGactgattaattaagttaatgaACTACTTGCTCAAGCTAAGGACCTTTGAATTATTACTAAATCTAGCGGAACGATATTCGATCAAATGACAAAGACATTGTTGAGAAAAAGATGGCTTTTTCCCGGATGAAATGAAAATTTCTGATTGTAGTGAGTACACTAGATTTTCTGAAGTAAAATTGTGTCGCCTTTGTTGAGTAGAAAATGTATAGAAGAACACATAGAGAACCCTATGGGGTTGGACCATGGAAATAACATTACAATGCTATCAACATCTTATTTGGCCGGATCTTTCAATTTCTGATCTCTGTCCTTATTGCGGCTCAGATTTCTATCTGCTGTTTGCTAATTATCTTAACCACCTACATAATTGACGACGTGTTGGGCCCCTAAAAATGAAGTTTAGTGTAGGCTAAATGTATTCATGAAAGCATCGGCATGGCTATGCTCTTTACGATACGTTTTAACTTTAAATAGTTCAGGATTATTTTTTGGTCTACGCATAGGCTGGTGATTATCCTTAAGTTAGGCTTTTTATATGAAAGGAGATGCATAGGGATGTTAGGACTTGGGGTGTATTCGGtatatggaggaaaatattttctggaAAATGTTATCCGATTTTTCCATGTTCGGTTGCTCAAAATTTTTGGAGaatattttctctaggaaaacaagttccttaagaggaaaatgacttccctagtgATAgtaaggaaaacaagttccacaaaTGGCATCCACATTGAATTTGTCCTCTCCACCCTCCGACACACCTCATCTTTACCCCCAAGCCCGTAGCCCCCATCCCCACCTCCACCGCCCATAGTATTtttctagattatatacaaatgcttttaggataatattttttgcttacgttctgaacacaagaaaataagtaagaaacccacttattttcttgaaaaacgTTTTCCAAGAagacattttccttcataccgaacacacccttaggaCTCTCTTCTATTCATTTCCTTCCATTGGTTTGAATGATGATGTGATTAGCTCAACATGGTACTAGGTATTGGATGCTACTGAAGATGAGCCCTGGGGCCCTCATGGTACTGCTTTGGCTGAGATAGCACAGGCCACAAAAAAATTGTATGACTTATCCATTATATTTTCTGGATTCAGTTGAGTAATTATTTGTTTGAGTCTTTTCTTCAGCTGGTTGATCTATTAGGTATTTTGCAGCTCCGAGTGTCAGATGGTCATGAATGTGCTCTGGACAAGATTGACTGAAACTGGAAAGAGCTGGCGTTTTGTCTATAAGGTAGGAACTGTACTTTTTATGGCATCAACTTTCATAGCTAAGAGAATAAAAACTTCAGCACTTCAAACAATACAAAAAGATAGCAAAGAGTTAAGCTTCCAGTGGTCAACTTTGTTGTCTCTTTTCGAGTTTTTATTCTATTAACTTTTCAAACAATCTCTTATTTAAATAGTTATGGAATTAATTTTTGTACCAGTCGTTGGCTGTTATAGAGTACTTGGTGGCGCACGGAGCTGACCGTGCAGTAGATGACATTATAGAACATACCTATCAGATCTCTGTACGTACTTTCATGTTATTGTGTCAATTTTCTTTTCTTCATTCGTCATTACTTAAACATAGAGCTCTAGTTTTACGAAACAAGTATGGTACTTTTTATATCTTATGCATTTATCATTTCAATTTTCTACTCAAGTCTCTCACAAGTTTCGAGTACGTTGAGCCAAGTGGTAAGGATTTGGGAATTAATGTGAGGAAGAAGGCAGAAAATATTGTGGCACTATTGAATAACAAAGAGAAGATACAAGAGGTTAGGAGTAAAGCTGCTGCAAATCGTGAGAAGTAAGTAATTTTTAAGCTCTGACTTTACTTTTGATTACTCAAGAGTCCCTGAAAACTTTAATTGCATAATTACATGCTGATGATATCAGATGTTTCCTTTTAGGTACGTTGGGGTATCATCTTCGGGAATGACATATAAGGCAAGCTCTGCCTCTTTTAGTAGCAGTGGAGGCTTTCAGAGTAGTGAGCGATATGGAGGTTTTGGAAATAAAAGTGATGGTGATTCATTTAAGGATAGTTATAATGAAAAGAATCGATATGATGAACATAAGGTTGATCAAAGTACTTATAAGTCAAAGAAGGGATCTTCTCGCTATGGCAGGTCTGTGCACCCGGCTACATTAACTTATTTATTTGATCATTTATTTTTGTTAAATAAGTGTTGCTGACTTcctttagagcctgtttggatgggcttatgcctataagctgtttgcagcttataagctaaaaaaaataagttagggtagtctaacttattttttttggcttataagctgttttcagcttataagctgctttagataaactaagtcaaatgggcccaattatttttttgagcttattttaagcacaaaatgactttaagctggccagccaaacactcaaaaaagctgaaaacagcttataagcaacttataagccaatccaaacgggctcttattcTCCACTGCCTTTATACGGTAGCTGTTTAACCTTGAGGTTTTTGCATGAAAAAGACTCACATTTGGGGTTTGTGGTCTAGGACAGTTCATGCTTTTATGTAATTCCTGAACCTTTTATCTAGTGATGCATAACCATTCAACTAACATACTCTTTCAAAGCTTATTGCAGAAGAATGGAACATATATACCAGAAAAATGGAAAAAATGAGGATATATGTTATTATCTTCCCAGATGTTCATGTTGCTAGCACAAACTTTTGCTCTATCTTCTGCTTGTTCTAGAAAAAGGAAGTTATCTATGTTATCACTTCTCTATTTTTGCCTTGAAGGACCCATTTCAAACAGGCGTGAAGGGTGCTGTATTTTTTTGGGGAGCCGGGGGAGGGTTGGGGGATAAGGATAAGTGCTTCTGATGAATCCTTTTAAACTACACTAAGAAATTATAGACGAATCTTATGGATCCTTTTAGCTACATTGAAAAATTTAAAACCAACTATAGTGAGATTGTCCGTAACAGATTCACACATGAGTTACTGTTACAAGAAGATTTAATGCTTTTAGATGAGTCCACATAATGTAGGCTCTTTGCACATTGATGtttttatgttttggttagcATTTGCTCCATCTTCAGGAATTTGATTTTGATTGATGAGGGAACTACTGACGCCTGTGAACTTCTTTGATTTTTCCTCACTTCTTTCTGGAAATGCAGATGCGTTGGAAAAGTTTCATCGCCAATGTTTAGGCCTAAAATCGTCTATAATTAATATCAATTAattgacccttgtggtccggcccttccccggaccccgcgcatagcgggagcttagtgcactgggCTGCCCCTTTTCTTTTTAATTGCTAAGATCCGCCAGCTTAAGGATTTGTTAGATATCATATCTAGAACTTTTCTTGACTATCATCTGCATTCTTATTTGTTGGCGAGACAAATAGTAGGATTATGTGTTTGTTGTCTCTGGTGTGTGAGGGTTGATGTAGAATGAACAGTCTGTGCAGTGATGTGGTGATCTTGTAAGATTAGAGAGAGTAGATAGACAAGATTAGGAGGAACTTTTGTTGGGAAGGTAATAAATAAGTATAGGAGGGCCTTCCACATGGTAAGGTGGGGCACGGTTTTGGAAGATAAAAGAAGGGGTGGTCTAGGCATCAGAAGCTTGAAAACACACAACAATAGCCTACTGATGAAGTGGTTGTGGAGATATCGTAAAGAAGTGGGAAGCTTGTGGAGAAGGATGAACTCAGACAAATACAAGGAACAAAGTCTTTGTTACACGGGTCCAGTTAATACTTCCCATGGAGTAGGCCTTTGGAAACATATTTGTAGCTTACGGCAACATAAGGATTAAAGTGGGGAATGGGAGACAGGTTTTGGCAAGATGCTTGGATAGGTCACACCACTGAAAATAAAATATCAGGACTTATATGGATTTACCACTAACAGATAGCTTGGTCTCAGACCGTTGGAATGGTAGCAGCTTGTGCATTAGCTTTAGAAGGAATTGCTCCGATTGGGAGATACATAGAGTGGCTCTTTGTTAGAAGATTTGGACAAAGTGGCTCTAAATGTCGAGGCACCTGACAGTACCCTCTGAGACTAGGCAAACAAATGGAATTTTCTAGTTAATTCATGCTACAAAACAACTAGTTGTGAGGGGGGAAGTCCTTTTAGTTGGCCATAGTAGCACTTGTGGAAGTCCAAGGCTCCTTACAAAGTTTGTTGCTTTATGGGGTTGGTTACTCATGAGGCATGCCTGACAATCAATCTACAGAAAAGAGGTTTGTCATTATGTAGTAGTTATGTGTAACAGTGAAGGGGAAAATTGCAGCCATCTCTTTCTATATTGCTCTGTGGCAAGTCAGTTATGGTCGTTGTTTTTTAACTTATTCAAGATACCATTCACCACGCCTCATTCAGTGAGGGAGCGACTGTCCAGCTAGAGTACTGAAGGAATTAGGAAACCTGTCAGGAAGACTTGGAAAACAATTTCGGCTTGTGTTTGCTGGGTGTTGTGGAAAGAAAGAAATGCAAGATGTTTTGAAGAGAAAGCTAATAACGTGCGTAAGATTAAGTATAGATGGTTATCACTTTTGgcttgtttttcctctcttgttctcctctcttgagccgagggtctttcggaaacagccgccctacctttcaaggtgggggttaggtctgcgtacactctaccctccccagacctcacatggtgggattatactgggcttgttgttgttggtggaaTCTACAGGATGTTGAAGATGAAATTAGCATGGTGGATTTCATAGGCTTGCTACAGGGATAGGAAGTTGTATAGAAgggattcctttttttttttttttttttttttaaggattccTATCTTTGCAAATTGTACTAGCACTGATttagtgataaactaatttttttttaatcgatATAACCAAAAAGATTACAGAGAGTAGAGTGATAGGAGTCTGTTGTCCATAGAATGAGAAAGCTGAGCTGAAGTAGAAAGAAAGTTAAAAAGAGAAAGTGACAAAAGGCACAAGAGAAAGGTAACAGCAGAGAGGACGTGAATAGAGTAGAGAAAAGAAAGATGAATAAGAGAGAAAATGTAGGGAAGTTCTTTTAATAATTTCTTTGatttgaaaaaaaagaagaaatttctctattttttcattttcttctgAACTGGGCTTTTGATTGTTTAAATAGGTTGCTCCGTGGTCTACACTGGCTCTCAAATTTGTGCTTTTTCTGTCCTTTCATTTAAAGTGTGTTTTTTTCCTGCCCTCATACTTTAAGCTGCAATAATGAGCTTGTTTGAACTTTAGTTTCCCCCTTAATATATATCATAGATAAAATTTAGCGCTGTGTTGAATTAAGTTCAAAACTTTAAATAAGCTGTTTTTTCATGAATGGGTAGTTTTCTTGCATGTTTTAACATGTGTCTCTCTTTGCTGAACTTGATGACATCTGCAGCAAAGTTCAAGAAACTGTTTCTGCTAGTGGATCAAAGACGATAAAGAAGGTAGGTGAGCCTGAAAAATCTTCACGTCCTTCACAGAGCTCAACTGTACCGTCAACCGATTACGAGGAAGATTTTGACGATTTTGATCCTCGGGGTACTTCGAGTTCTAGTAAGTATCTGTTGAGGTTTCGAAGAGGTTCAGTTTGCAGTCTTCTATTTTGTTTTTTTATAGGAGTGGGACCTCCTTGTGCAAAGTTTCCTATAACATGTTTTATGTACCAATATTTATCTGTAAGTTACAGATCCAAAGATACGGGCCAAATAACTTCTGTAACTTTGCCCAAGCATGGGGATGGGTGTCAACAAATTATGCTATTGAAGGTAGTGGCAGGAGTCGTGTGCTAAATCAAAATTTAGGTTCTTTTTGAGTCAAGTAAAATTTATAAGTGTGTTGGTTGGCCAAATGAtaaaagtcaaacaagttgtcttACCTGACTGTCCTATTTTACCGGATACAATGATCAAGGAATTAGAGCATATTAATATACTGGTCTAAGAAAACTACAAAACTATTATTCATTTTTTAAGACATCTATTTGATATAGGAGACATCTATCTTTACATTAGATTATTGTGCAGAAGTGCAGGCCTTTTGGGTGCCAAAAGTAAAATTTGCGTCATAAATCTCTTGGGTGGGGGGATGGGAGAGGGGTAATAGCGCACATTGAATGAGAGCACATATGTGTGCTAAAAAGGAAACCATTGAGGTCCTAATCCAATATAGAATGCAACTTACAGCTTGATTTCTATTTGTTTGTTTCGAAATTTACCAAGTTATTTTGGCTGTCAAACAGAACCTTCTGCAGGGAATTCTAACCAAGTAAATCTATTTGAGCAAAATTTGCTTGGTGACCTATTGGATGCACCAACACCTGCTCCAACTGCTACATCTACAGTGAACACTGATCCATCAGAGGTTGATTTATTTGCTGATGCCGCTTTTGTATCAGCAAAACCAAAAAGTGAAACGGGTGTAACTTCCCAAAGTGTTCGATCAGAGGGTGATTTATTTTCTGATGCCACCTTTGTATCAGCAAAACCACAAACTGAAACGGGTGTAACTTCCCAAACTCCAGTAAGAATCCATCCATCACCCTGTTAAAAATCTTACTCTGAATATTGGTTGGTTAGTTATAAAGTAGCCATTTATCTTTTCTGCAGAAGGGTGTGGATCTGTTTGCCACCCAGCCTGCCTCTTCAGTTGCAGCTTCAACAATAGATTTTTTTGCTGCCCCGGATCCAGTTATACAGTCTGATAACAGATCCTCAAAACCAGACCAGATGAATATTAACATTGTTGATCCATTTGCTTCAGTTCCACTAAATACTTTTGATAACTCTGACCCTTTTGGTTCATTTGTTTCTCATAAACCTGCACCTATGCACGATGAAAATGCTACCAATGGTGGGAGTCATGAGGCTCGTGACAAAGTCAGCAAATCGTCTGTTGAAGCTAAAACACCACCGAAGAAGGATACATTTCAAGTCAGATCTGGAATATGGGCTGATTCGTTGAGCCGTGGGCTGATTGATCTGAATATAAGTGCACGTAAGTTCTGAGTGCTGGGTAACATCACTTACATTTCTGTTTAATGTTGATTATCATGTGTGCTGTTGCTATTCATATTTAGTGACGTGTGCTGTTTTTTCATCAAACGTTGATTCTGGAGGTGTcatgcattaagttgaattaGTCTTACAGTTACTGGATATTCTTCTGAAAACTACCCTTAGAAAAAACTGCATCCTGGTATGCCCTATTTGATTTCAGCATACACTTAATGAATGAGTCGGGTTGGATGATCTTGGTGCAACTTTCAGTGACCTGGTGGGCTTAGTCAGATTAGCAACATTTTGAGTCATTGATTGGATACTTAACAATGCCGATTACGAGGCCAGCCTAATTGCAAATTTTAGCAATGCAGAACTGTTCTTTTTGTCTTGTTTCCCAACTCACTTTTGCTCAAAAGATGGTTCAGCCGTCCCTGCTGAGAGCAGATCCTTATCAACTACGTGAATTTTAGCCGATTGTGCCTAATATTTGATGGTTTGACCATACATGTGCACATGTTGGAAAGATTTAACAATTTGAATGACAAAAATTACCCATAAGTGGTATTACGGAAAGTTGAACTTTAACTCTTTTCCCCTAACTTGCAGCCAAAAAGGTCAACCTGGCAGATGTTGGCATCGTGGGAGGATTGACTGATGGATCAGATGAGAGAGAAAAAGGGCCAACTTCTTTTTACACTAGCAGAGCAATGGGTCAAGGAATCGGGCATGGCAAATCCGGTTTTCCATCAGCAGCAACAGCTGGAGATGACATATTTTCAAGTCTCAACACACAAAACTATCAGTTTGGCAGCTTTCAGAAGTGAATAATTGCTTTAATTGCCCTTGCAACACATATTAGGTCGCTCAGTTTCACTCAAGATATTCAATTGTGAGCTTTGACGATTGGAGAGCAACAGTGTGATTGTGTAAATTAGGGAAGTGACCAAATATTGGGTAACCAGTCACTATTTGAAGTACCATGCAGCTTCTTCTATTTTTCTACTCTGAGGAGCTTTCTTGTATCCAATTTTCAAATCATATCTTGAAGTTTTTGTCATATATACATCAATAAACAGCAAACTCTAGGGCAGCTTGTTGCCATTAGGGTATGTGATTGCGCACACTTGTTGAACCTGTGAGAGTGTGATAGTCATGTCAATTTATTGATACTGATTGCTCCTATATTAATGAGCGCCAATCTTTGTTCGACTGCTTTCATTATAACCTTTCAGTGTTGGATTGAAAGTTTTGCGAAAGCTGTGATTAATAGCTGTAGATGAAATATCCAAGAATTGTTTTCGTCATCGAAGTGAATTTGGAACAATTTCCAATGCTTTAGTAATTTAAATGAACTTCAAGATTAAGAGCATCACTAAAATTTCTTATTTCATCCTTTCCATTTCCTCAATATTCGCAGTCTAGTAGCTGAAAAACTGTCACTGGTGAGCAAATCAAATCTTACATTGTAGCCACACAAACTTCTTATTTATGATACAAAGTACGAGAGCCGGTATGTGTTTTGCCTTTTCTTTTTCTTAGTCTAAAGATACAATATAAGTCCTGCATGAACTCCTGATCAGAAATCTAGCAGTTTTCCCCTTAGAATGGCTTCGGCTTTTCTTGCTTGCTTCACTGGTCCAATGATGAAAACCTGCAACAAAGCAATCTTAGGTGAGACCAACTACACGAGTACACTGGGACTGCAGTTGGAACTGCTTTTGAGAAGAAGAAAACTTGACCTGTTTATTTTCTTGGTATTGGTACTTAAAAGACCTTCCCTTAGGCCAAAAGTAACCGTTCAATACCATATAAATGAACAACTCAAAGCAATTAAATTTAGTCAACAAC carries:
- the LOC132635860 gene encoding clathrin interactor EPSIN 1-like isoform X2, with the protein product MDFMKVFDQTVREIKREVNLKVLKVPEIEQKVLDATEDEPWGPHGTALAEIAQATKKFSECQMVMNVLWTRLTETGKSWRFVYKSLAVIEYLVAHGADRAVDDIIEHTYQISSLTSFEYVEPSGKDLGINVRKKAENIVALLNNKEKIQEVRSKAAANREKYVGVSSSGMTYKASSASFSSSGGFQSSERYGGFGNKSDGDSFKDSYNEKNRYDEHKVDQSTYKSKKGSSRYGSKVQETVSASGSKTIKKVGEPEKSSRPSQSSTVPSTDYEEDFDDFDPRGTSSSRNSNQVNLFEQNLLGDLLDAPTPAPTATSTVNTDPSEVDLFADAAFVSAKPKSETGVTSQSVRSEGDLFSDATFVSAKPQTETGVTSQTPKGVDLFATQPASSVAASTIDFFAAPDPVIQSDNRSSKPDQMNINIVDPFASVPLNTFDNSDPFGSFVSHKPAPMHDENATNGGSHEARDKVSKSSVEAKTPPKKDTFQVRSGIWADSLSRGLIDLNISAPKKVNLADVGIVGGLTDGSDEREKGPTSFYTSRAMGQGIGHGKSGFPSAATAGDDIFSSLNTQNYQFGSFQK
- the LOC132635860 gene encoding clathrin interactor EPSIN 1-like isoform X1 — its product is MDFMKVFDQTVREIKREVNLKVLKVPEIEQKVLDATEDEPWGPHGTALAEIAQATKKFSECQMVMNVLWTRLTETGKSWRFVYKSLAVIEYLVAHGADRAVDDIIEHTYQISSLTSFEYVEPSGKDLGINVRKKAENIVALLNNKEKIQEVRSKAAANREKYVGVSSSGMTYKASSASFSSSGGFQSSERYGGFGNKSDGDSFKDSYNEKNRYDEHKVDQSTYKSKKGSSRYGSKVQETVSASGSKTIKKVGEPEKSSRPSQSSTVPSTDYEEDFDDFDPRGTSSSKPSAGNSNQVNLFEQNLLGDLLDAPTPAPTATSTVNTDPSEVDLFADAAFVSAKPKSETGVTSQSVRSEGDLFSDATFVSAKPQTETGVTSQTPKGVDLFATQPASSVAASTIDFFAAPDPVIQSDNRSSKPDQMNINIVDPFASVPLNTFDNSDPFGSFVSHKPAPMHDENATNGGSHEARDKVSKSSVEAKTPPKKDTFQVRSGIWADSLSRGLIDLNISAPKKVNLADVGIVGGLTDGSDEREKGPTSFYTSRAMGQGIGHGKSGFPSAATAGDDIFSSLNTQNYQFGSFQK
- the LOC132635860 gene encoding clathrin interactor EPSIN 1-like isoform X3; this translates as MDFMKVFDQTVREIKREVNLKVLKVPEIEQKVLDATEDEPWGPHGTALAEIAQATKKFSECQMVMNVLWTRLTETGKSWRFVYKSLTSFEYVEPSGKDLGINVRKKAENIVALLNNKEKIQEVRSKAAANREKYVGVSSSGMTYKASSASFSSSGGFQSSERYGGFGNKSDGDSFKDSYNEKNRYDEHKVDQSTYKSKKGSSRYGSKVQETVSASGSKTIKKVGEPEKSSRPSQSSTVPSTDYEEDFDDFDPRGTSSSKPSAGNSNQVNLFEQNLLGDLLDAPTPAPTATSTVNTDPSEVDLFADAAFVSAKPKSETGVTSQSVRSEGDLFSDATFVSAKPQTETGVTSQTPKGVDLFATQPASSVAASTIDFFAAPDPVIQSDNRSSKPDQMNINIVDPFASVPLNTFDNSDPFGSFVSHKPAPMHDENATNGGSHEARDKVSKSSVEAKTPPKKDTFQVRSGIWADSLSRGLIDLNISAPKKVNLADVGIVGGLTDGSDEREKGPTSFYTSRAMGQGIGHGKSGFPSAATAGDDIFSSLNTQNYQFGSFQK